One genomic window of Leptotrichia trevisanii DSM 22070 includes the following:
- a CDS encoding DKNYY domain-containing protein, giving the protein MKIRKNLLKILTLLILSGNIINASYIKEKNKIYFTDEATEPERKEIVKNVDFRTFKIFEENDDFASDKNNIYYKNKKLENVDVNSFQIENPFIVKDKDNVFYITNNEIIKIKGFSPEKSEVIVQFYVPTILINKNGIYTFDKYENGEITIKSIKPARIDMNTLEVVDGENMTMLLYLKDKNNVYFINYKESEQKISDIDVENAEDAGNDKYNIDIEIKKLESADSGSFKIDSIYGKDKNNLYFLNKKITGVNPKTFKVVGSNKLIIKDDKGVYYLGREEVKKIQNADLNTFEEVSKEYYRDKNNVFYYDNYDGDVKRVKGADAKSFEVIDGYALGRDKNAVYDRGKQIKGLDPVTFEDLSGNFYKDKNGVYYEGMLMKGIDPKSFEPFVNYTHVKDKNGIHNFYQKGNNVVVEKVEISPEIDLKTLQPIENYSEYSKDKNNVYYNFKKIEDADVKTFEPEGYSIGKDKTGVYYGTHKVSGVDVNSLEVLKNDFFKDKDNVYYKNKKIENFKPKNFEVIDYSLVKQNEDLYYFTEDENDNTKFVLLESKNVDIDTFQILDEDYTKDKNNTYYKGKIFKESDAKTLDIHYNENDKGYKIRDKKKVYKTKK; this is encoded by the coding sequence ATGAAAATTAGGAAAAATTTGTTAAAAATTTTAACATTGCTTATTTTATCAGGAAACATTATAAATGCGAGCTATATTAAAGAAAAAAATAAAATTTATTTTACTGATGAAGCTACAGAACCTGAAAGAAAGGAAATTGTAAAAAATGTAGATTTCAGGACTTTTAAAATTTTTGAGGAAAATGATGATTTTGCAAGTGATAAAAATAATATTTATTATAAAAATAAAAAGTTAGAAAATGTAGATGTGAATTCTTTTCAGATTGAAAATCCTTTTATCGTAAAAGATAAAGATAATGTTTTTTATATTACAAATAATGAAATTATAAAAATTAAAGGATTTAGTCCAGAAAAAAGTGAAGTTATTGTCCAGTTTTACGTACCAACTATACTAATTAATAAAAATGGTATTTATACTTTTGATAAATATGAAAATGGAGAAATTACGATAAAGTCAATAAAACCTGCTAGAATAGATATGAATACTCTAGAAGTCGTGGACGGAGAAAACATGACGATGCTTTTGTACTTAAAAGATAAAAATAACGTTTATTTTATTAATTATAAAGAAAGTGAACAGAAAATTTCAGATATTGATGTCGAAAATGCAGAGGATGCGGGAAATGATAAATATAATATCGATATTGAAATAAAAAAATTAGAGAGTGCAGATAGTGGCAGTTTTAAAATAGATTCTATATACGGGAAAGATAAAAATAACTTATACTTTTTAAATAAAAAAATAACAGGTGTAAATCCTAAAACTTTTAAAGTTGTTGGCTCAAATAAACTTATTATCAAAGATGACAAAGGGGTTTATTATCTTGGAAGAGAAGAAGTGAAAAAAATCCAAAATGCTGATTTAAATACTTTTGAAGAAGTATCGAAAGAGTATTATCGAGATAAAAATAATGTTTTTTACTATGATAATTATGATGGTGATGTAAAAAGAGTTAAAGGGGCAGATGCAAAAAGTTTTGAAGTAATAGATGGTTATGCGTTAGGAAGAGATAAAAATGCTGTTTATGACAGAGGAAAACAGATAAAAGGCTTGGATCCCGTGACATTTGAAGATTTGAGCGGAAATTTTTACAAAGATAAAAATGGAGTTTACTATGAGGGAATGCTGATGAAGGGAATTGATCCAAAATCTTTTGAGCCATTTGTCAATTATACACATGTGAAAGATAAAAATGGAATACATAACTTTTATCAAAAGGGCAATAATGTTGTTGTTGAAAAAGTTGAAATTTCTCCAGAAATTGATTTGAAAACTTTACAACCTATTGAAAATTATTCTGAATATTCAAAAGATAAAAATAATGTCTATTATAATTTTAAAAAAATAGAAGATGCAGATGTAAAAACTTTTGAGCCTGAAGGATATTCCATTGGGAAAGATAAAACAGGAGTTTATTATGGAACACATAAAGTAAGTGGTGTAGATGTAAATAGTCTTGAAGTTTTGAAAAATGATTTTTTCAAGGATAAAGACAATGTTTATTATAAAAATAAAAAAATAGAAAATTTTAAGCCAAAAAACTTTGAAGTAATAGACTATTCTTTAGTAAAACAAAATGAAGATTTGTACTATTTTACTGAAGATGAAAATGATAATACAAAATTTGTCCTATTAGAAAGTAAAAATGTCGATATTGATACTTTTCAAATTCTTGATGAAGATTATACAAAAGATAAGAATAATACCTATTACAAAGGTAAAATTTTTAAGGAATCAGATGCAAAAACTCTTGATATACATTATAATGAAAATGATAAGGGGTATAAAATAAGGGATAAGAAAAAAGTGTATAAAACAAAGAAATGA
- a CDS encoding esterase, protein MKKLNLRIEEKECILYIKENKNPDYILIQPVDENDIKVLDNEVKYISENTNKNFSLAAFKINDWNSELTPWEMPLLRGKGNFGNGAGKTLEFVKEKLIPSLTEFINIQNKNVKYILGGYSLAGLFSLWSGYQSDIFVGIAGASPSVWYKDWMNFVKKNESLVKNIYLSLGDFEEKTKHQILSKIGNNIREYIEILESSENVKNCILEWNEGNHFNGSDIRMGKGFVWLLENC, encoded by the coding sequence ATGAAAAAATTAAATTTAAGAATAGAAGAAAAAGAGTGTATTTTGTATATAAAAGAAAATAAAAATCCAGACTACATTTTAATACAGCCTGTAGACGAAAATGATATCAAAGTTCTAGATAATGAAGTGAAATATATTTCTGAAAATACAAATAAAAATTTTAGTCTTGCTGCATTTAAAATAAATGACTGGAACAGTGAACTGACTCCGTGGGAGATGCCACTTCTTCGTGGAAAAGGGAACTTTGGAAATGGAGCTGGTAAAACATTGGAATTTGTAAAAGAAAAGTTGATTCCGAGTTTGACAGAATTTATAAATATTCAAAATAAGAATGTGAAATATATTTTAGGTGGATATTCGCTTGCTGGGTTATTTTCATTATGGAGTGGTTATCAATCAGATATTTTTGTTGGAATAGCTGGAGCTTCACCATCGGTTTGGTATAAAGATTGGATGAATTTTGTAAAAAAAAATGAATCTTTGGTGAAAAATATTTATTTAAGTTTAGGAGATTTCGAAGAAAAAACTAAACATCAGATCTTGTCAAAAATTGGAAATAATATAAGGGAATATATTGAAATTTTAGAAAGTTCTGAAAATGTAAAAAACTGTATTTTGGAATGGAATGAGGGAAATCATTTTAATGGTTCGGATATACGTATGGGAAAAGGATTTGTCTGGCTTTTGGAAAATTGTTAA